In Pseudothermotoga hypogea DSM 11164 = NBRC 106472, the following are encoded in one genomic region:
- the trmB gene encoding tRNA (guanosine(46)-N7)-methyltransferase TrmB: MNKNVFSYCIDAKKLTLPIDWRSVFNREAELVVELGFGNGEFLVNLAKENPSRNYVGFETSLTSIVKIQKKIQVEGLENVRVFIVDGQFGLREFFEDESIQEIYVNFPCPWPKKSHEHRRFTNEEFVRIVAAVLKKNGFFQLTSDVDWYVHDMAKLIEASGCFGEIFVWKNERVVLGTRYEKKWFSQGKVSFTVKAVKVNHRRVERWTWGEITMPHVHVKNVDVEKLLRLKEQVFHHERGVFVVKGVYASENEYLLRIVSNESNFQQRYFVSVEKKQDGWLVKLDPDALAYRTYVVKFSVRKIAEVITT; the protein is encoded by the coding sequence ATGAACAAAAACGTCTTTTCGTACTGCATCGATGCCAAAAAGTTGACTCTTCCAATAGATTGGAGGAGCGTTTTCAACAGGGAGGCCGAGCTCGTCGTGGAGCTCGGTTTTGGTAATGGGGAATTCCTGGTGAACCTCGCGAAGGAGAATCCTTCAAGAAATTATGTTGGTTTCGAGACATCCCTCACGAGCATCGTCAAGATCCAGAAGAAAATTCAAGTAGAAGGCCTTGAAAACGTTCGAGTCTTCATCGTGGACGGGCAGTTCGGCCTTAGAGAATTTTTCGAGGACGAATCCATCCAGGAGATCTATGTGAACTTTCCATGCCCCTGGCCCAAGAAATCTCACGAGCACCGGAGGTTCACGAACGAAGAGTTCGTTCGGATCGTGGCTGCCGTTCTGAAGAAGAACGGTTTTTTTCAACTCACGAGCGATGTCGACTGGTACGTCCATGACATGGCGAAACTGATCGAAGCGAGCGGATGTTTCGGTGAGATCTTTGTCTGGAAGAACGAACGTGTTGTTTTGGGAACTCGGTACGAAAAGAAGTGGTTCTCGCAGGGGAAGGTGAGTTTCACGGTCAAAGCTGTTAAAGTGAATCACAGAAGGGTAGAAAGATGGACGTGGGGAGAGATAACCATGCCGCACGTACACGTCAAGAACGTAGATGTCGAAAAATTGCTTCGATTGAAAGAACAAGTTTTTCACCACGAACGTGGGGTGTTTGTCGTTAAAGGTGTTTACGCCTCAGAAAATGAATATCTTTTGAGAATAGTGTCGAACGAATCGAACTTTCAACAGAGATACTTCGTAAGTGTTGAGAAGAAACAGGATGGTTGGTTAGTTAAGCTGGACCCCGACGCTCTCGCGTACAGAACGTATGTGGTCAAGTTCTCCGTCAGAAAGATCGCTGAGGTGATAACCACGTGA
- a CDS encoding NAD(P)H-dependent glycerol-3-phosphate dehydrogenase → MKFSILGAGSWGTAFAKLLVENGHDVLLWARRKEVARKINDDHKSEYLEGIELPVELRATTDLQELSRFSDLVVIAVPVKHVRKVLKRLWPAPRMVLNLSKGIDESLKTVSQIVQEIWPDTTYAVLSGPCHAIEVARKLPTAVVVASRNLEVAKTLQKAVSNSYFRVYLSHDVLGVEVSGAVKNVIAIAAGVVDGLGGWHNAKASLITRGLHEMARFGLAFGAENPLTFMGLAGVGDLIVTCNSPYSRNRYVGEMVAKGAELSQVLEHMKMVAEGVHTVGPLLRLARDLDVEMPICEQVYEILFKKKNPASSIKELMERPLKLESCLTAFDLPSSL, encoded by the coding sequence GTGAAGTTCTCGATCCTCGGTGCTGGTAGCTGGGGAACTGCGTTCGCGAAGCTTTTGGTTGAAAACGGGCACGATGTGCTGTTGTGGGCGAGAAGAAAAGAGGTGGCCCGGAAGATAAACGATGATCACAAAAGTGAATACCTTGAAGGCATCGAGCTTCCAGTCGAACTGAGAGCGACAACAGATCTCCAAGAGCTCAGTCGTTTTTCCGATCTGGTCGTGATAGCAGTGCCTGTGAAGCATGTGAGAAAAGTTTTGAAGAGGTTATGGCCTGCTCCAAGAATGGTTCTGAATCTGTCCAAGGGCATCGATGAAAGTTTGAAGACTGTGAGTCAAATCGTTCAAGAGATTTGGCCCGATACGACCTATGCGGTGCTGTCTGGTCCCTGTCACGCGATAGAGGTTGCCAGGAAACTACCCACGGCTGTGGTCGTCGCGTCCAGAAACTTGGAAGTTGCCAAAACACTGCAAAAAGCGGTGAGCAACTCTTACTTCAGAGTTTACCTCAGTCACGATGTGCTCGGTGTGGAAGTCAGTGGTGCTGTGAAAAACGTGATTGCCATTGCGGCCGGTGTTGTGGACGGGCTGGGAGGATGGCACAACGCCAAGGCTTCGCTCATCACTCGTGGTTTGCACGAGATGGCTCGCTTTGGGTTGGCTTTTGGGGCAGAGAATCCTCTGACGTTCATGGGCTTGGCAGGAGTCGGTGATCTCATCGTCACGTGCAACAGTCCTTACAGCAGGAACAGATACGTTGGCGAGATGGTTGCGAAGGGGGCCGAACTATCACAAGTGCTCGAACACATGAAGATGGTTGCAGAAGGCGTTCACACCGTGGGACCGCTCTTGAGACTGGCGAGAGATTTGGACGTTGAGATGCCCATATGCGAGCAGGTGTATGAGATCCTCTTCAAGAAAAAGAATCCAGCTTCGAGCATTAAGGAATTGATGGAACGCCCATTGAAGCTGGAGAGTTGTCTCACAGCGTTTGATTTGCCGTCTTCTCTCTGA